From the Oncorhynchus nerka isolate Pitt River linkage group LG20, Oner_Uvic_2.0, whole genome shotgun sequence genome, one window contains:
- the LOC115102519 gene encoding natural resistance-associated macrophage protein 2-like — MKRFSSSKCVSFLTTDRTPHPENIHISSLPPSVPTDQEPTHGEGDMAQGKAVETTQTQRGAPSVFPEGQNGGTDVSSTYFHHKVPIPDDDSQTWFSFRKLWAFTGPGFLMSIAYLDPGNIESDLQSGAKAGFKLLWVLLGATIIGLLLQRLAARLGVVTGMHLAEVCNRQYPTVPRIVLWLMVELAIIGSDMQEVIGCAIAFNLLSSGRIPLWGGVLITIIDTFVFLFLDKYGLRKLEAFFGVLITIMAITFGYEYVTVRPDQGELLKGMFMPYCEGCGPVQLEQAVGIVGAVIMPHNIYLHSALVKSRQIDRSSKKELKEANKYFFIESTIALFLSFLINVFVVAVFAEAVYGRTNIEVHDICNATGILHLDLFPLNNETLQVDIYKGGVVLGCIFGPAALYIWAVGILAAGQSSTMTGTYSGQFVMEGFLNLRWSRFSRVLLTRSIAITPTLLVAIFQDVTHLTGMNDFLNVLQSMQLPFALIPILTFTSLSSLMSEFANGLFWKIGGGVVILLVCCINMYFVVIYVTSLNSVWLYVLAAFLCIAYLGFVGYLTWLCLIALGVSCLDVTCRVRDDTTVLIEQQPEFDS; from the exons ATGAAGCGATTCAGTTCATCAAAATGTGTATCTTTTCTGACGACAG ACAGAACCCCCCATCCTGAGAACATCCACATCTCCTCATTACCTCCCAGTGTTCCTACAGACCAGGAGCCAACGCATGGAGAAG GAGACATGGCACAGGGGAAAGCAGTtgagaccacacagacacagcgaGGAGCCCCCTCTGTCTTTCCAGAGGGCCAGAATGGGGGAACTGATGTATCTAGTACCTATTTTCACCATAAGGTCCCCATTCCAGATGATGACAGTCAG ACGTGGTTCAGTTTCCGTAAGCTATGGGCCTTCACAGGACCTGGGTTCCTGATGAGCATCGCCTACCTAGACCCAGGAAATATAGAGTCAGACCTGCAGTCAGGTGCTAAAGCAGGATTCAAG CTGTTGTGGGTTCTTCTGGGAGCCACCATCATTGGTCTGCTGTTGCAGAGGCTGGCAGCCAGACTGGGTGTGGTCACTGGGATGCACCTGGCAGAAGTCTGCAACCGCCAGTACCCCACC GTGCCACGCATTGTCCTGTGGTTGATGGTGGAGCTGGCCATCATAGGTTCAGACATGCAGGAGGTCATAGGTTGTGCCATTGCattcaacctcctctcctctggcag GATACCTTTGTGGGGGGGTGTTCTCATCACCATCATTGACACATTTGTGTTCCTCTTCCTGGACAAGTATGGTCTGAGGAAACTTGAGGCCTTTTTTGGGGTCCTTATTACAATCATGGCCATCACCTTTGGATATGAG TATGTGACTGTGCGTCCGGACCAGGGGGAGCTGCTCAAGGGGATGTTTATGCCGTACTGTGAAGGCTGTGGTCCTGTGCAGCTGGAGCAGGCTGTGGGCATCGTAGGGGCTGTCATAATGCCCCACAACATCTACCTGCACTCTGCCCTCGTCAAG TCTCGACAGATTGATCGTTCCAGTAAGAAGGAGCTCAAGGAGGCCAACAAATACTTCTTCATTGAGTCGACCATTgcactcttcctctctttcctcatcaACGTATTTGTGGTGGCTGTCTTCGCCGAGGCTGTCTATGGACGCACAAACATTGAAGTG CATGACATCTGTAATGCAACTGGTATTCTTCACCTAGATCTGTTCCCCTTGAACAATGAGACACTGCAGGTGGACATCTACAAAGGC GGAGTGGTTCTGGGCTGTATTTTCGGCCCTGCAGCACTATATATCTGGGCTGTGGGCATCCTGGCAGCAGGTCAGAGTTCAACCATGACCGGGACCTACTCAGGACAGTTTGTCATGGAG GGCTTTTTGAACCTGCGCTGGTCCCGTTTCTCCCGGGTGCTGCTGACCCGCTCCATCGCCATCACGCCCACCCTGCTGGTGGCCATCTTCCAGGACGTCACCCACCTGACGGGCATGAACGACTTCCTGAACGTGCTGCAGAGCATGCAG cTGCCGTTTGCTTTGATTCCCATCCTCACTTTCACCAGTTTATCCTCCCTCATGAGTGAATTTGCCAATGGATT ATTTTGGAAGATTGGGGGAGGAGTTGTGAtcttgttggtgtgttgtatcAACATGTACTTTGTAGTCATCTATGTGACCTCTCTGAACAGTGTGTGGCTGTacgtgttggctgcttttctctGCATAGCATATTTGGGATTTGTGGGTTACCTG acGTGGTTATGTCTGATAGCGCTGGGTGTGTCCTGTCTGGATGTGACCTGCAGGGTCAGGGACGACACCACGGTTCTGATAGAGCAGCAGCCAGAGTTTGACTCCTGA
- the LOC115102522 gene encoding E3 ubiquitin-protein ligase MARCHF9-like, producing MFKYRIRMFFNELKVLVFMRDDSRQPERAEAERRSSMRGLGMGGCGWPPFVDCSSRDDEEEYYGTDPRPRSLGFEEKDPKLQVGLDAVSLTSTASSLRCRICFQGPEQGELLSPCRCKGSVRCTHQPCLIRWISERGSWSCELCYFKYHVLAISTKNPLQWQAISLTVIEKVQIAAIILGSLFLIASISWLVWSSLSPSAKWQRQDLLFQICYGMYGFMDIVCIGLIIHEGSSVYRIFKRWQAVNQQWKVLNYIKANDLGDPLSSSKGGGRGSRSNPHGLGSGGSRRQSRRFRTILDHHCGYTILHILSQLRPHNPRIGSSANREVVMRVTTV from the exons ATGTTCAAATATAGGATCCGCATGTTTTTCAACGAACTGAAAGTACTGGTTTTTATGCGAGACGATTCGAGACAGCCTGAACGAGCCGAAGCAGAGAGACGGTCCAGCATGCGGGGTCTTGGGATGGGCGGCTGCGGCTGGCCTCCCTTTGTGGACTGCTCCTCCCGGGATGACGAGGAGGAGTATTACGGGACGGATCCTCGGCCTCGGAGCCTGGGCTTTGAGGAGAAGGACCCCAAACTGCAAGTGGGCCTGGATGCCGTGTCGCTCACCAGCACTGCAAGCAGCCTGCGCTGTCGTATCTGCTTTCAGGGTCCGGAGCAG ggAGAGCTGCTGAGCCCATGTCGCTGTAAGGGTTCTGTGCGCTGCACCCACCAGCCCTGCCTCATCCGCTGGATCAGCGAGAGAGGCTCCTGGAGCTGTGAGCTTTGCTACTTCAAGTACCATGTCCTGGCCATCAGCACCAAGAACCCATTGCAG TGGCAGGCCATCTCCCTGACGGTGATCGAGAAGGTCCAGATCGCTGCCATCATCCTGGGCTCCCTGTTCCTCATCGCCAGCATCTCCTGGCTCGTTTGGTCGTCCCTCAGCCCCTCGGCCAAGTGGCAGCGCCAGGACctgctcttccagatctgctacgGCATGTACGGCTTCATGGACATCGTGTGCATCG ggCTTATAATCCACGAGGGCTCATCAGTATACCGAATATTCAAGCGATGGCAGGCTGTCAATCAACAATGGAAAGTATTGAACTATATAAAAGCCAATGACTTGGGGGACCCGCTGAGTAGCAGTAAGGGTGGGGGTCGGGGCTCACGGAGTAACCCCCATGGCTTGGGTAGTGGCGGCAGCAGGAGACAGAGTCGGAGGTTCAGGACTATTCTGGACCACCACTGTGGCTACACCATCCTTCATATTCTGAGCCAGCTACGGCCACACAACCCACGTATCGGCTCCTCGGCCAACCGGGAGGTGGTGATGAGGGTGACAACGGTATGA
- the tspan31 gene encoding tetraspanin-31: MVCGGFTCSKNALCSLNVVYILVGLLLIGVAAWGKEFGIVSSIHIIGGVIAVGFFLLLIAIVGLIGAIHHHQVMLFFYMIILFLVFLVQFGVSCSCLAMNQDQQEKLLNSTWSLMSNNTKGELEGRLDCCGLLNNTLGQRQFTQDWFSCNAPCKDRRNCYTCGTMMLQHATEALKILGGVGLFFSFTEILGVWLAVRYRNQKDPRANPSAFL, encoded by the exons ATGGTCTGTGGTGGATTTACCTGCTCTAAAAACGCGCTTTGTTCCTTAAATGTGGTTTACATT CTGGTAGGTCTGTTGCTGATAGGCGTGGCAGCATGGGGGAAGGAGTTTGGCATCGTGTCTAGCATCCACATCATCGGTGGGGTCATAGCTGTGGGCTTCTTCCTGCTTCTCATAGCCATCGTGGGACTCATCGGAGCCATCCACCACCACCAAGTCATGCTCTTCTTT TACATGATCATACTTTTCCTGGTATTCCTTGTCCAATTTGGAGTTTCATGCTCCTGCTTGGCCATGAACCAAGACCAGCAG GAGAAGCTGCTGAACTCCACCTGGAGTCTGATGAGCAACAACACCAAGGGAGAGCTGGAGGGCCGGCTGGACTGCTGTGGCCTGCTCAACAACACCCTCGGCCAGAGGCAGTTTACCCAGGACTGGTTCAGCTGCAATGCT CCGTGTAAAGACAGGAGAAACTGCTACACCTGTGGTACCATGATGCTACAGCACGCTACAGAGGCTCTGAAGATCCTGGGAGGTGTCGGACTCTTCTTCAGCTTTACTGAG ATTCTTGGGGTTTGGCTGGCAGTGCGCTACAGGAACCAGAAAGACCCCAGAGCCAATCCCAGTGCTTTCCTATAG